In Pseudomonas sp. MTM4, one genomic interval encodes:
- the rsxB gene encoding electron transport complex subunit RsxB, whose translation MSLVVIAVLALLALCLVCGAILGFAAVRFRVEGDPIAEQINALLPQTQCGQCGYPGCKPYAEAIAGGDKINKCPPGGESTIQALADLLDVEPEPLDAVEGEVPPRVAYIREAECIGCTKCIQACPVDAIVGAAKQMHTVIVSECTGCDLCVEPCPVDCIDMIELGSNLQSWKWDQPLAPGQLIASDREQAA comes from the coding sequence ATGAGTCTGGTCGTGATCGCCGTGCTCGCGTTATTGGCGCTGTGCCTGGTGTGCGGTGCGATCCTCGGGTTTGCGGCGGTGCGCTTCCGGGTCGAAGGTGACCCGATCGCCGAGCAGATCAATGCGCTGCTGCCGCAGACCCAGTGTGGCCAGTGTGGCTATCCGGGCTGCAAGCCCTACGCCGAAGCGATTGCCGGCGGCGACAAGATCAACAAGTGCCCACCGGGCGGCGAGTCCACCATCCAGGCGCTGGCCGACCTGCTGGATGTCGAGCCCGAACCGCTGGATGCCGTGGAAGGTGAAGTACCGCCACGTGTCGCCTATATCCGCGAGGCCGAGTGCATCGGCTGCACCAAGTGCATTCAGGCCTGCCCGGTGGATGCCATCGTCGGCGCCGCCAAGCAGATGCACACCGTGATTGTCTCCGAATGCACCGGCTGCGACCTCTGCGTCGAGCCCTGCCCAGTGGACTGCATCGACATGATCGAACTGGGCAGTAACCTGCAGAGCTGGAAGTGGGACCAGCCGCTGGCACCAGGCCAGTTGATCGCCAGTGACCGGGAGCAGGCCGCATGA
- a CDS encoding electron transport complex subunit E produces MSTPSYRELTVNGLWKNNPALVQLLGLCPLLGVSNSAVNALGLGLATALVLVCSNLGVSLVRGVVNTAVRLPAFVMIIAALTTCIELLMQAYTYELYQILGIFIPLITTNCVILGRADGFAAKHNPLIASFDGLVMGLGFALVLLVLGGLRELFGTGALFANMHLLFGPIAADWQITLFSDYKGFLLAILPPGAFIVLGLLIALKNRIDEQLAERAKAQQPEVPVQSRRVRVTGVIE; encoded by the coding sequence ATGAGCACGCCCAGCTATCGCGAACTGACCGTAAACGGCCTGTGGAAGAACAACCCGGCGCTAGTGCAGCTGCTGGGCCTCTGCCCGCTGCTCGGGGTCAGCAACTCAGCGGTCAACGCCCTTGGCCTTGGCCTTGCCACAGCGCTGGTGCTGGTCTGCTCCAACCTCGGCGTGTCGCTGGTGCGCGGTGTGGTCAACACGGCGGTCCGCCTGCCGGCCTTCGTGATGATCATCGCGGCGCTGACCACCTGTATCGAACTGCTGATGCAGGCATACACCTACGAGCTGTACCAGATCCTCGGCATTTTCATCCCGCTGATTACCACCAACTGCGTGATCCTCGGTCGCGCCGACGGCTTCGCCGCCAAGCACAATCCGCTGATCGCTAGCTTCGACGGCCTGGTCATGGGACTGGGGTTCGCTCTGGTGCTGCTGGTGCTGGGCGGCCTGCGCGAACTATTCGGCACCGGTGCGCTGTTCGCCAACATGCACCTGCTGTTCGGCCCCATCGCCGCCGACTGGCAGATCACACTGTTCAGCGACTACAAGGGCTTCCTGCTGGCGATCCTGCCACCGGGCGCGTTCATCGTGCTCGGTCTGCTGATTGCCCTGAAGAACCGCATCGATGAACAACTGGCTGAGCGGGCCAAGGCGCAGCAACCGGAAGTCCCGGTACAGAGCCGCCGGGTGCGGGTAACCGGAGTGATCGAGTAA
- the gloA gene encoding lactoylglutathione lyase gives MRLLHTMLRVGDMDRSIAFYTEVLGMTLLRRKDYPDGKFTLAFVGYGDEAHNSVLELTHNWGVESYELGAGYGHIALEVEDVYKACEDIRSRGGKITREPGPMLHGSSILAFVEDPDGYKVELLSPTRGD, from the coding sequence ATGAGACTACTCCACACCATGCTGCGCGTCGGCGATATGGACAGATCCATCGCCTTCTACACCGAAGTGCTGGGCATGACCCTGCTGCGCCGCAAGGATTACCCCGACGGCAAGTTCACCCTGGCGTTCGTTGGTTACGGTGATGAGGCACACAACAGCGTGCTGGAGCTGACCCACAACTGGGGCGTCGAGAGCTATGAGCTGGGCGCCGGCTACGGGCACATCGCCCTGGAAGTGGAAGACGTCTACAAGGCGTGCGAAGACATTCGCAGCCGTGGCGGCAAGATCACTCGCGAACCGGGGCCGATGCTGCATGGCAGCAGTATCCTGGCATTCGTCGAGGATCCGGATGGCTACAAGGTCGAGCTGTTGTCGCCGACCCGCGGGGACTGA
- the nth gene encoding endonuclease III gives MNAEKRREIFRRFHEDNPEPKTELAYSTPFELLIAVILSAQATDVGVNKATARLYPVANTPEAIYALGVEGLSEYIKTIGLYRGKAKNVIETCRILIEKHGSQVPDNREDLEALPGVGRKTANVVLNTAFRQFTMAVDTHIFRVSNRTNIAPGKNVLEVERKLIKFVPKDYLLDAHHWLILHGRYVCKARKPQCGSCRIEDLCEYKHKTSDD, from the coding sequence ATGAATGCCGAAAAACGCCGGGAGATCTTTCGTCGCTTCCACGAGGACAACCCCGAACCCAAGACCGAGCTGGCCTACAGCACGCCGTTCGAGCTGCTGATCGCGGTGATCCTTTCGGCGCAGGCCACCGACGTCGGCGTTAACAAGGCCACGGCCAGACTCTACCCGGTCGCCAACACGCCGGAGGCGATCTACGCGCTGGGCGTCGAGGGGCTGTCGGAGTACATCAAGACCATCGGCCTGTACCGGGGCAAGGCGAAGAACGTCATCGAGACCTGCCGCATCCTCATCGAGAAGCACGGCAGCCAGGTGCCGGACAACCGCGAAGATCTCGAAGCCCTGCCCGGCGTCGGCCGCAAGACCGCCAACGTGGTGCTCAACACCGCATTCAGGCAGTTCACCATGGCCGTCGATACCCATATCTTCCGCGTATCCAACCGCACCAACATCGCACCTGGCAAGAACGTGCTGGAGGTCGAACGCAAGCTGATCAAGTTCGTGCCCAAGGACTACCTGCTCGACGCCCACCACTGGCTGATCCTGCATGGGCGCTACGTCTGCAAGGCGCGCAAACCGCAGTGTGGCAGCTGCCGAATCGAAGACCTGTGCGAATACAAGCACAAGACTTCCGACGATTGA
- the rsxC gene encoding electron transport complex subunit RsxC, giving the protein MTSLNVWDIHGGIHPPECKDLSNRAPIQRMPLPARLIVPLAQHLGAPAEPCVALGEQVLKGQKIAEASGFVSAPVHAPTSGTVSFIGPQPYPHVSGMTATAIVIDSDGRDQWIELQPHTDYRQLPPAELLDIIRQAGINGLGGAGFPTAVKLTAPPTQTIRTLVINGTECEPYITADDLLMREKAAELIAGIEILEYLIQPQEVLIGIEDNKPEAIAAVRAAVANRPYMVKVFPTKYPSGGEKQLIQILTGEEVPSGGLPADIGMLCQNVGTCVAVHDAVLLGKPLISRITTLTGEALVRPMNIEALIGTPVAELLAFAGLDSGKLNRLIMGGPMMGFTLPSMDVPLIKTTNCLLASTLAELPPPPPALPCIRCGECAEVCPASLLPQQLHFFALGQEHEQLKAYNLFDCIECGACAYVCPSSIPLVQYYRAAKGEIRALEQKQQKAEHSKQRFELRQERLRRAEEQKEADRKARAERAARAKEAQAQTASQDDPVTRVQAQKVGLSEEQKKLKIEASMAQVALKKAEKQLAAHATPELEAQVAELRIAASSAQQALDAANAAAPPAQATPAPANDEAAKKAKIEAAMLRAQVRKLEKLETRDDEQQAELTRLQAQLTEAEQALAGAQQGAPAAPSKPAGDEVLKKAKIEAAMLRAQVRKLEKLENRDDEQQAELTRLQAQLTEAEQALAGAQQGASTAPSKPTGDDVLKKAKIELAMKRAELKKAEKAGADEAELSKLRDGLASAEQALHAAEEKSAKPVPELVRTDKRPIDEQSRALKTEVAFARADLRKLERDSDSDATRVEAARQRLNEAERKLQEYTDS; this is encoded by the coding sequence ATGACCTCGCTGAACGTCTGGGACATTCATGGCGGCATCCATCCACCGGAGTGCAAGGATCTGTCCAACCGCGCGCCGATCCAGCGGATGCCACTGCCTGCGCGGTTGATCGTACCGCTCGCCCAGCACCTGGGCGCCCCGGCCGAGCCCTGCGTGGCGCTCGGCGAGCAGGTGCTCAAAGGCCAGAAGATTGCCGAGGCCAGCGGCTTCGTCAGCGCGCCGGTGCATGCGCCCACCTCGGGCACCGTCAGTTTCATTGGCCCGCAGCCCTACCCGCACGTCTCGGGGATGACCGCCACGGCCATCGTCATCGACAGCGATGGCCGCGACCAGTGGATCGAGCTGCAGCCGCATACCGATTATCGCCAGCTGCCCCCTGCCGAGCTGCTGGACATCATCCGCCAGGCAGGTATCAATGGCCTTGGCGGCGCCGGCTTCCCCACCGCGGTGAAGCTGACCGCACCGCCCACGCAGACGATTCGCACGCTGGTCATCAACGGCACCGAATGCGAGCCCTACATTACCGCCGATGACCTGCTGATGCGCGAGAAGGCCGCCGAACTGATCGCGGGCATCGAGATCCTCGAATACCTGATCCAGCCGCAGGAAGTGCTGATCGGCATAGAAGACAACAAACCCGAGGCGATTGCCGCCGTGCGCGCTGCCGTCGCCAATCGACCCTATATGGTTAAGGTCTTTCCCACCAAGTATCCCTCCGGTGGCGAGAAGCAGCTGATCCAGATCCTCACCGGCGAGGAAGTGCCCAGTGGCGGCCTGCCGGCTGATATCGGCATGCTCTGCCAGAACGTCGGCACCTGCGTCGCCGTCCACGATGCCGTGCTGCTAGGCAAGCCGCTGATCTCGCGCATTACCACCCTGACCGGCGAAGCGCTCGTCCGGCCGATGAACATCGAGGCGCTGATCGGCACGCCAGTGGCCGAACTGCTGGCCTTCGCCGGCCTCGACAGCGGCAAGCTCAACCGCCTGATCATGGGCGGCCCGATGATGGGCTTTACCCTGCCGTCGATGGACGTGCCGCTGATCAAGACCACCAACTGCCTGCTGGCCAGCACCCTGGCCGAGCTGCCGCCACCGCCGCCGGCCCTGCCCTGCATCCGCTGCGGCGAATGTGCTGAGGTCTGCCCGGCCAGCCTGCTGCCGCAACAACTGCATTTCTTCGCCCTGGGCCAGGAGCACGAGCAGCTCAAGGCCTACAACCTGTTCGACTGCATCGAATGCGGCGCCTGCGCCTACGTCTGCCCCTCGAGCATTCCGCTGGTGCAGTACTACCGCGCCGCCAAAGGTGAGATCCGCGCGCTGGAACAGAAACAACAGAAAGCCGAGCACTCCAAACAACGTTTCGAACTGCGCCAGGAACGTCTGCGCCGCGCAGAAGAGCAGAAGGAAGCCGATCGCAAGGCCCGCGCCGAACGCGCCGCGCGTGCCAAGGAAGCCCAGGCGCAAACCGCCAGCCAGGACGACCCGGTTACCCGCGTCCAGGCGCAGAAGGTTGGCCTGTCCGAAGAACAGAAGAAGCTCAAGATCGAAGCCAGCATGGCCCAGGTCGCCCTGAAGAAAGCCGAAAAGCAGCTCGCCGCCCATGCCACGCCCGAGCTGGAAGCACAGGTCGCCGAACTGCGCATCGCCGCCAGCAGCGCTCAACAGGCGCTGGACGCTGCCAATGCCGCCGCTCCGCCTGCGCAAGCCACACCCGCCCCGGCCAACGACGAAGCGGCCAAGAAGGCCAAGATCGAAGCCGCCATGCTGCGGGCCCAAGTACGCAAGCTGGAAAAACTCGAAACCCGCGATGACGAGCAGCAGGCCGAACTGACCCGCCTGCAAGCCCAACTGACCGAAGCCGAGCAAGCACTGGCCGGCGCGCAGCAAGGCGCACCCGCCGCCCCGAGCAAACCGGCCGGCGACGAGGTATTGAAGAAAGCCAAAATCGAAGCCGCGATGCTTCGCGCCCAGGTGCGCAAACTGGAAAAACTGGAGAACCGCGACGACGAGCAGCAGGCCGAACTGACCCGCCTGCAAGCCCAACTGACCGAAGCCGAGCAAGCACTGGCCGGCGCGCAGCAAGGCGCATCCACCGCCCCGAGCAAACCGACCGGCGACGATGTATTGAAAAAAGCCAAGATCGAGCTGGCGATGAAGCGTGCCGAACTGAAGAAAGCCGAAAAAGCCGGCGCCGATGAGGCCGAGCTCAGCAAGCTGCGCGATGGTCTGGCCAGTGCCGAACAGGCCCTGCATGCCGCAGAGGAAAAATCCGCCAAGCCGGTGCCGGAACTGGTTCGCACCGACAAGCGCCCGATTGACGAGCAGTCCCGAGCGCTGAAGACCGAAGTAGCCTTCGCCCGCGCCGACCTGCGCAAGCTGGAGCGCGACTCCGACAGCGACGCCACCCGTGTCGAGGCCGCGCGCCAGCGTCTGAACGAGGCCGAACGCAAATTGCAGGAATACACCGACTCATAA
- a CDS encoding RnfABCDGE type electron transport complex subunit D — protein MALPRITSPHATGSNRTQRVMLLVLAATLPGVIVLTWLYGAGTLINLCWASAVALGFEALLLKVRQRPVQFFLRDGSALVTAVLLALALPPYSPWWLTLIATGSAIVFGKQLYGGLGQNPFNPAMIGYVVVLISFPVEMTTWPVPHSVGLGAGLQHILGIAALPDGWSQATALDVMKLNRSLTVEELWANSAFGHFGGIGSEVVNLAFLAGGLFLLHKRLFSWHAPVGMLAALALMSLVFWNGSGSDSNGSPLFHLLSGATMLGAFFIVTDPVSGATSTLGRLIFGAGVGVLVYVIRAWGGYPDGVAFAVLLMNLAAPTIDYYTRPRTYGHRKAERGFKLGE, from the coding sequence ATGGCCCTGCCACGCATCACTTCACCGCACGCCACCGGCAGCAACCGCACCCAGCGGGTCATGCTGCTGGTACTGGCTGCCACCCTGCCCGGCGTGATCGTCCTCACCTGGCTCTATGGCGCCGGCACGCTGATCAACCTGTGCTGGGCCAGCGCCGTCGCGCTGGGTTTCGAGGCGCTGCTGCTCAAGGTTCGGCAACGTCCTGTGCAGTTCTTTCTGCGCGATGGCAGCGCCCTGGTTACTGCAGTGCTGCTGGCGCTGGCGCTGCCGCCCTACTCGCCCTGGTGGCTGACGCTGATCGCCACCGGCAGCGCCATCGTCTTCGGCAAGCAACTCTATGGCGGACTGGGGCAGAACCCGTTCAACCCGGCGATGATCGGCTACGTGGTGGTGCTGATCTCTTTCCCGGTGGAAATGACCACCTGGCCCGTACCCCACAGCGTCGGCCTGGGCGCCGGCTTGCAGCATATCCTCGGCATCGCCGCACTGCCCGATGGCTGGAGCCAGGCCACAGCATTGGACGTGATGAAGCTGAACAGGAGCCTGACCGTCGAGGAGCTCTGGGCCAACTCGGCGTTCGGGCACTTTGGCGGCATCGGCTCGGAAGTGGTCAACCTGGCGTTCCTGGCCGGCGGGCTGTTTCTGCTGCACAAGCGGCTGTTCAGCTGGCACGCGCCGGTGGGCATGCTCGCGGCGCTGGCGCTGATGAGCCTGGTGTTCTGGAACGGCTCAGGCTCCGATAGCAACGGCTCACCGCTGTTCCACCTGCTCAGCGGCGCCACCATGCTCGGCGCCTTCTTCATCGTGACCGACCCGGTCAGCGGCGCGACTAGCACCTTGGGGCGGCTGATCTTCGGCGCCGGCGTTGGCGTCCTGGTCTACGTCATCCGCGCCTGGGGCGGCTATCCGGACGGCGTCGCCTTCGCCGTGCTGCTGATGAACCTGGCGGCGCCGACCATCGACTACTACACCCGCCCGCGCACCTACGGCCACCGCAAGGCCGAGCGCGGCTTCAAGCTGGGCGAATGA
- a CDS encoding PA3496 family putative envelope integrity protein, which translates to MSEKEDIQIEDDFAGEDEDDTAEAPVEVAKTNLTKRRIIDNLLEERRLQKQLNEFDFDL; encoded by the coding sequence GTGTCCGAGAAAGAAGATATCCAGATTGAAGACGACTTCGCCGGTGAAGACGAAGACGATACCGCTGAGGCCCCGGTGGAAGTGGCCAAGACCAACCTGACCAAGCGCCGGATCATCGACAATCTGCTCGAGGAACGCCGCCTGCAGAAGCAGCTCAACGAGTTCGACTTCGATCTGTAA
- the rsxG gene encoding electron transport complex subunit RsxG: MILPELSRSMYKNALVLGLFAVVTVGAVTLLQQFTAERIQASERAAQLRALNEILPRGSYDNQLLDHSVLIEDRLLGNRGPQPAYIAIKDGRPSAMILQAVAPDGYSGAIHLLIGIRADGRLTGVRVVGHRETPGLGDKIELAKDRWILGFNGKSLDDPQASGWAVKKDRGDFDQFAGATITPRAVVSAVHRALQYFDAHKAELFDAHTAPVAPEQALEGVAEPDEATTHSRAGTAATRDDLQISDPQPEQTGDKP, encoded by the coding sequence ATGATCCTTCCCGAACTCAGCCGCTCTATGTACAAGAATGCTTTGGTGCTGGGGCTGTTCGCGGTCGTCACCGTGGGCGCGGTGACGCTGTTGCAGCAGTTCACCGCCGAACGCATCCAGGCTTCCGAGCGCGCGGCGCAACTTCGAGCGCTGAACGAAATTCTGCCTCGTGGCAGCTACGACAATCAGTTGCTGGACCACAGCGTCCTCATCGAGGATCGCCTGCTCGGCAACAGGGGGCCGCAACCGGCCTACATCGCCATCAAGGATGGTCGCCCCAGCGCGATGATCCTGCAGGCCGTCGCCCCCGACGGTTACAGCGGTGCCATTCATCTGCTGATCGGCATACGGGCAGACGGCAGGCTCACCGGCGTGCGTGTGGTCGGCCACCGGGAAACTCCCGGCCTCGGCGACAAGATCGAACTGGCCAAGGACCGCTGGATCCTGGGTTTCAACGGCAAGTCGCTCGACGATCCGCAAGCCAGCGGCTGGGCAGTGAAGAAGGATCGCGGCGACTTCGACCAGTTCGCCGGCGCCACCATTACACCGCGTGCGGTAGTCAGTGCCGTGCACCGCGCCTTGCAATATTTCGATGCGCACAAGGCCGAGCTGTTCGACGCCCATACCGCTCCAGTAGCACCCGAGCAGGCGCTGGAAGGCGTGGCCGAACCCGACGAAGCCACCACCCACTCCCGCGCCGGCACCGCCGCGACCCGTGACGATTTGCAGATCAGCGATCCGCAACCCGAGCAGACAGGTGACAAGCCATGA